The proteins below are encoded in one region of Casimicrobium huifangae:
- the lysA gene encoding diaminopimelate decarboxylase: MLTPHLQRSPDGELLCENVRLTDVARQFGTPAYVYSRATIVDNFRAYQRAFAASKPLICYAVKANSTLSVLALLAAEGAGFDIVSAGELQRVIAAGGEAGKVIFSGVAKRHDEIALALAHNIFCFNIESEAELHRVNEVAQAHGKRARITFRINPDVDAKTHPYISTGLKSNKFGVAHADAVRLYTLAASMPGIEVHGIECHIGSQITELSPYVDALRRLLSLVDDLSARGIHLQHLDIGGGRAINYQGESLVPMDEFAHAVEREIAGRHLDLLIEPGRSIVGDAGLLLTRVEFLKPGETKNFALVDAAMNDLIRPTLYDAFHPVAPVLERTGEAVLYDIVGPVCESGDWLAKARQLVLSQGDLLAVLCAGAYGMTMASNYNTRSRPCEVLIDRDEAHLIRERERFEDLIAHERIVI, encoded by the coding sequence ATGCTCACCCCACACCTTCAGCGCTCGCCGGATGGCGAGCTCCTTTGCGAGAACGTCCGCCTTACCGACGTTGCACGCCAGTTCGGCACGCCCGCCTACGTTTACTCGCGCGCCACCATCGTCGACAACTTCCGCGCCTATCAACGGGCGTTTGCGGCGTCGAAGCCTTTGATCTGCTACGCGGTGAAGGCGAATTCCACGCTGAGCGTGCTGGCCCTGCTGGCCGCAGAGGGGGCCGGTTTCGACATCGTCTCCGCTGGTGAACTGCAACGCGTGATCGCTGCCGGCGGCGAAGCCGGCAAGGTGATCTTCTCCGGGGTTGCCAAACGGCATGACGAAATCGCGCTGGCGCTGGCGCACAACATCTTCTGCTTCAACATCGAGTCCGAAGCGGAGTTGCACCGTGTGAACGAGGTGGCGCAGGCCCATGGCAAACGCGCTCGCATTACCTTCCGCATCAATCCGGATGTCGATGCGAAGACGCATCCCTATATCTCCACCGGCCTGAAGTCGAACAAGTTTGGCGTGGCGCACGCTGATGCCGTACGCCTGTACACACTGGCAGCGTCAATGCCCGGCATTGAAGTGCACGGCATCGAGTGCCACATCGGCTCGCAGATCACGGAACTGTCGCCGTATGTGGATGCACTGCGTCGCCTGTTGTCGCTGGTTGACGACTTGTCGGCGCGTGGCATCCACCTGCAGCACCTCGACATCGGTGGCGGACGCGCGATCAACTACCAGGGCGAATCGCTGGTGCCGATGGATGAATTTGCACACGCGGTGGAGCGCGAGATTGCGGGCCGCCATCTTGATCTGCTCATCGAACCAGGTCGTTCGATCGTTGGCGATGCGGGCCTGTTGCTCACGCGCGTTGAATTCCTCAAACCGGGGGAGACGAAGAACTTTGCACTGGTCGATGCTGCGATGAACGATCTCATCCGGCCGACACTTTACGATGCGTTTCATCCGGTGGCGCCGGTGCTTGAACGTACCGGTGAAGCAGTGCTCTACGACATCGTCGGGCCCGTGTGTGAAAGTGGTGACTGGCTCGCGAAGGCCCGCCAGCTGGTGCTTTCACAGGGGGACCTGCTTGCCGTGCTGTGCGCTGGTGCGTATGGAATGACGATGGCGTCGAACTACAACACGCGCTCACGTCCATGCGAAGTGTTGATTGATCGTGATGAAGCGCATCTCATTCGTGAACGCGAACGCTTCGAGGATCTGATCGCACACGAGCGCATCGTCATTTGA
- the glyQ gene encoding glycine--tRNA ligase subunit alpha — protein sequence MITFQEAILRLQNYWNQQGCAVIQPYDMEVGAGTSHTATFLRALGPEPWRAAYVQPSRRPKDGRYGENPNRLQHYYQYQVVLKPSPPNILELYLGSLEALGFNLQENDVRFVEDDWENPTLGAWGLGWEVWMNGMEVTQFTYFQQVGGLPCKPITGEITFGLERLIMYLQGVDNVYDLVWTTWQEHGETRTLYYRDVFHQNEVEQSTYNFEYSNAEALFRHFGDYEAQAKLLMEKQLALPAYEQVLKAAHTFNLLDARGAISVTERAAYIGRIRNLARSVAQSYYESRERLGFPMLPKSSAAVAAKVAA from the coding sequence ATGATCACCTTTCAAGAAGCCATCCTCCGCCTGCAAAACTACTGGAACCAGCAGGGCTGCGCCGTCATTCAGCCGTACGACATGGAGGTTGGCGCTGGTACATCACACACCGCCACCTTCCTGCGCGCACTCGGACCGGAGCCGTGGCGCGCGGCCTATGTGCAGCCGTCGCGCCGCCCGAAGGATGGCCGTTACGGCGAAAACCCGAACCGCTTGCAGCACTACTACCAGTATCAGGTGGTGCTAAAGCCCTCGCCGCCGAACATCCTCGAGCTCTATCTGGGTTCGCTGGAAGCGCTCGGCTTCAACCTGCAGGAGAACGACGTCCGCTTCGTCGAGGACGATTGGGAGAACCCGACGCTTGGCGCCTGGGGACTGGGCTGGGAGGTTTGGATGAACGGCATGGAGGTGACGCAGTTCACCTACTTCCAGCAGGTCGGCGGCCTGCCGTGCAAGCCGATCACCGGCGAGATCACCTTCGGTCTTGAGCGTCTGATCATGTATCTGCAGGGCGTGGACAATGTTTACGACCTGGTGTGGACGACGTGGCAGGAGCACGGCGAAACACGCACGCTCTACTACCGCGATGTGTTTCACCAGAACGAAGTCGAACAGTCGACCTACAACTTTGAATACAGCAACGCCGAGGCGCTGTTCCGCCACTTCGGTGACTACGAGGCGCAGGCCAAACTGCTGATGGAAAAGCAGCTGGCACTGCCCGCCTACGAGCAGGTGCTCAAGGCCGCGCACACCTTTAACCTGCTGGACGCACGCGGCGCCATCAGTGTCACCGAGCGTGCGGCTTACATCGGCCGCATCCGCAATCTCGCACGCAGCGTGGCGCAGAGTTATTACGAAAGCCGCGAGCGGCTGGGCTTCCCGATGCTGCCCAAATCGTCTGCGGCGGTTGCTGCGAAGGTGGCCGCATGA
- the gmhB gene encoding D-glycero-beta-D-manno-heptose 1,7-bisphosphate 7-phosphatase yields the protein MKLVILDRDGTINFDSERFIKTPDEWRPIPGALEAIARLNGAGYHVAVATNQSGIERGLLDMNALNAIHAKMLKAVQQAGGRIDVIYYCPHSSDTDCRCRKPLPGMFIDIGQRLGVPLDGVPCIGDGLRDLQAAAAAGARPMLVLSGKGAATLAGGNLPTGTQTFNDLSAAVDAILSAG from the coding sequence ATGAAGCTGGTGATTCTCGACCGCGACGGCACCATCAACTTCGACAGCGAGCGCTTCATCAAGACGCCGGACGAGTGGCGGCCGATTCCTGGCGCGCTGGAGGCGATTGCGCGTCTGAATGGTGCCGGCTATCACGTGGCGGTAGCCACCAATCAGTCTGGCATCGAGCGCGGGTTGCTCGACATGAATGCACTCAACGCCATCCACGCCAAGATGCTGAAGGCGGTGCAGCAGGCCGGTGGCCGCATTGACGTCATCTATTACTGCCCACACTCAAGCGACACCGATTGCCGCTGTCGCAAGCCGTTGCCCGGCATGTTCATCGATATCGGCCAGCGCCTTGGCGTGCCGCTGGATGGCGTGCCCTGCATTGGCGATGGGCTCCGTGACCTGCAGGCGGCCGCCGCCGCAGGCGCGCGACCGATGCTGGTGTTGAGCGGCAAGGGGGCGGCCACGCTGGCTGGCGGCAATTTGCCGACCGGCACACAAACGTTCAACGATCTGTCGGCAGCGGTCGACGCAATCCTGTCGGCTGGCTGA
- the ybeY gene encoding rRNA maturation RNase YbeY, with protein MTLHLSVQFASAAAHLPSRAQVRRWALAAHAGNAGAGDGVVTIRYVDEKEGRALNRDFRGKDYATNVLTFVHEPLTSRAGSTVRHSSLVIRPAAQPYQADIAICAPVIAREAREQKKAVHDHHAHMVVHGMLHAQGFDHEDATEAAAMEAIEIAVLKRFRIKNPYETE; from the coding sequence ATGACTCTACACCTCAGCGTGCAGTTTGCCTCAGCGGCGGCGCATCTGCCCTCGCGCGCGCAGGTGCGTCGCTGGGCGCTGGCCGCGCACGCGGGGAATGCGGGTGCCGGTGACGGCGTGGTGACCATTCGCTACGTCGATGAGAAAGAGGGCCGCGCCCTCAACCGCGATTTCCGTGGCAAGGACTACGCAACGAACGTGTTGACCTTTGTTCACGAACCCCTCACCAGCAGGGCGGGCAGCACCGTTCGTCATTCGTCATTGGTCATTCGTCCTGCGGCGCAGCCGTACCAGGCCGACATCGCCATCTGCGCGCCGGTGATCGCCCGCGAGGCCCGCGAGCAGAAGAAGGCAGTGCACGATCATCATGCCCACATGGTGGTGCATGGCATGCTGCATGCTCAGGGCTTCGACCATGAAGACGCCACCGAGGCAGCGGCAATGGAAGCGATCGAGATAGCGGTGCTGAAACGATTTCGTATAAAAAATCCGTATGAGACCGAGTAG
- the lnt gene encoding apolipoprotein N-acyltransferase yields MTSDEGSSVGRGLPTLLTLSSAAFAGALTAWLGFAPVGWWWFPYLGFAALAALIARAPTVRRGALLGFAFGLAYFLAGVSWVRVSMNEFGGMPLLLAWFSAFLFCAFLALYPALACAFATWTRARSPVFFAFVFASAWTFAEYLRAHLFTGFEWLSVGVSQVGPFAPSVIATLLGHFAMGFVVLAAGGYIAAAGAKSLAEANGAVRRRAAYWLAAAQFVGLLCFLGLFGLTGNAFTSQSGKLIQVSLLQGNVPQSMKWEPEKFVQTLQLYEKLVSQAKGELIILPETALPAPLSRIPPEYIEKLRGIAFSKNANLLIGVPVEENGKYFNAAVSMGVEDIQQYRKVHLVPFGEYMPLRGPLAWFYANLTIPMSDFTAGDPAQSPIKVNGQTLGISICYEDAFARDVLRTMPDATLLVNISNDAWFGKSAAAEQHLQLAQMRAIETGRPMLRANNTGITAVIDDKGHVTQRLEPWTEGILEATVQGRKGATPYSMWGDLPILLICIAGIGIGAAQRLRRGSATA; encoded by the coding sequence ATGACGAGTGACGAAGGTAGTAGCGTGGGCAGGGGGCTGCCGACCCTCCTGACGCTGTCTTCGGCTGCGTTCGCGGGCGCACTCACCGCCTGGCTCGGCTTCGCGCCGGTTGGCTGGTGGTGGTTCCCCTACCTGGGCTTCGCCGCGCTGGCCGCGCTGATTGCCCGCGCGCCGACGGTTCGGCGTGGTGCGCTGCTCGGTTTTGCATTTGGCCTCGCCTACTTCCTCGCGGGTGTGTCCTGGGTGCGCGTCAGCATGAACGAGTTCGGCGGCATGCCGCTGCTGCTGGCGTGGTTCTCGGCGTTCCTGTTCTGTGCGTTTCTGGCGTTGTATCCGGCGCTGGCGTGCGCGTTTGCGACATGGACAAGAGCGCGCAGTCCCGTGTTCTTCGCTTTCGTGTTCGCGTCGGCTTGGACGTTTGCCGAGTACTTGCGGGCGCATTTATTCACCGGGTTTGAGTGGTTGAGTGTCGGGGTGTCGCAGGTTGGCCCATTTGCGCCATCTGTCATCGCTACGCTGCTTGGGCACTTCGCAATGGGTTTTGTCGTGCTGGCCGCCGGCGGATACATCGCTGCGGCCGGTGCCAAGTCCTTGGCAGAAGCGAACGGTGCGGTTCGACGAAGGGCCGCGTATTGGCTCGCGGCAGCGCAGTTCGTCGGGTTGCTTTGCTTCCTTGGTTTGTTCGGGTTGACTGGCAACGCGTTCACCTCACAAAGTGGCAAGCTGATTCAAGTTTCGCTGCTTCAAGGCAACGTCCCCCAATCGATGAAATGGGAACCCGAGAAATTCGTGCAGACGCTGCAGCTTTACGAGAAGCTGGTCTCACAGGCGAAGGGCGAGCTGATCATCCTGCCGGAGACGGCGCTGCCGGCGCCGCTGTCGCGCATTCCGCCGGAGTACATCGAGAAGCTGCGCGGCATTGCCTTCAGCAAGAACGCGAACCTGCTGATCGGTGTGCCGGTCGAGGAGAACGGCAAGTACTTCAACGCTGCCGTGTCGATGGGGGTGGAGGACATCCAGCAGTACCGCAAGGTGCATCTGGTGCCGTTTGGCGAATACATGCCGCTGCGCGGGCCGCTGGCGTGGTTCTACGCCAACCTGACCATTCCAATGAGCGACTTCACGGCCGGCGACCCGGCGCAGTCGCCGATCAAGGTGAACGGGCAAACGCTCGGCATCTCCATCTGCTACGAGGACGCCTTTGCGCGCGACGTGCTGCGCACCATGCCGGACGCGACGCTACTGGTCAACATCAGCAACGACGCCTGGTTTGGCAAGAGCGCGGCTGCCGAGCAGCATTTGCAGCTCGCGCAGATGCGTGCCATCGAAACCGGCCGCCCGATGCTGCGCGCCAACAATACCGGCATTACGGCGGTGATCGACGACAAGGGCCACGTCACGCAACGGCTGGAGCCGTGGACGGAAGGCATCCTCGAAGCCACGGTGCAGGGTCGCAAAGGCGCGACGCCGTACAGCATGTGGGGCGATCTGCCGATCCTGCTGATCTGCATCGCAGGCATAGGAATCGGCGCCGCGCAGCGCCTGCGCCGCGGCAGCGCAACAGCCTGA
- a CDS encoding HlyC/CorC family transporter — translation MSDSEPRPKPSFFERLSTMLSGAPEDREDLLDMLRDAHERKLLDADALSIFEGALEVAEMTVSDVMVPRSQMDVIEIDDAPAEVIAEMVETRHSRYPVIGENRDEVVGILLAKDLLAYLVNPDAFSLKAVARPPIFVPETKRLNVLLREFRSQRNHMAIVIDEHGSVAGLVTLEDVLEQIVGEIIDEYDYDEEADNIVAETATKWRVKASTEIDAFNEKFGTTFSDDESGTVGGLLMQEFARVPHRGESITLGGFRFTVLRADGRRVWLMTVERV, via the coding sequence ATGAGCGACAGCGAACCGCGCCCCAAGCCGTCGTTCTTTGAGCGGCTGTCGACGATGCTCTCCGGTGCGCCAGAGGATCGCGAGGACCTGCTCGACATGCTGCGCGACGCCCACGAGCGCAAACTGCTCGACGCCGACGCGCTCTCCATTTTCGAGGGGGCGCTCGAAGTCGCCGAGATGACAGTGAGCGACGTGATGGTGCCGCGCTCGCAGATGGACGTGATCGAGATTGACGACGCGCCGGCCGAAGTGATCGCCGAGATGGTCGAAACGCGCCACTCGCGCTACCCAGTGATCGGCGAAAACCGCGACGAGGTCGTCGGCATCCTGCTCGCCAAGGACCTGCTCGCCTATCTGGTCAATCCCGATGCGTTCTCGCTGAAGGCAGTGGCGCGGCCACCGATCTTCGTGCCCGAGACCAAGCGCCTCAACGTGCTGCTGCGCGAGTTCCGATCGCAGCGCAACCACATGGCCATCGTGATCGACGAACACGGCTCGGTGGCCGGGCTGGTCACGCTGGAGGACGTGCTGGAGCAGATCGTCGGCGAGATCATCGACGAATACGACTACGACGAAGAGGCCGACAACATCGTCGCCGAGACGGCCACCAAATGGCGCGTCAAGGCCTCCACCGAGATTGACGCCTTCAACGAGAAATTCGGCACCACCTTCAGCGATGACGAATCCGGTACCGTCGGCGGCCTGCTGATGCAGGAATTCGCCCGCGTCCCGCATCGCGGCGAAAGCATCACGCTCGGCGGCTTCAGGTTCACCGTGCTGCGCGCCGATGGCCGCCGCGTGTGGCTGATGACGGTGGAGCGGGTCTAG
- a CDS encoding M48 family metallopeptidase has translation MGFWSALLFGDPAPPPAPRRAPRQRLAPSPAESKPRVSSAGISYRLERARRKSIGLIITTDGLLIRAPNWTPLYEIDAAIVERREWIGKALARQQARRDQLAEHRDGGHMLFRGKRLKVELRAGLFDSVDLTESRCVLTSSAGEFDTAALDAELMRIAKQELPSLAQRMAAEAALPLRAVTISSARTMWGSCTSDGRVRLNFRLLQLPPELMRHVVAHELAHLVEFNHSPRFWAIVAQLDANSKAHKRAIKNYSVLLEL, from the coding sequence ATGGGTTTCTGGAGCGCGTTGCTTTTTGGCGATCCGGCACCACCTCCCGCGCCGCGTCGTGCGCCACGGCAGCGACTGGCACCGAGCCCCGCAGAATCGAAGCCGCGCGTCAGTTCCGCAGGCATCAGCTATCGACTGGAGCGTGCGCGCCGCAAGTCAATTGGCCTGATCATCACCACCGACGGCTTGCTGATCCGGGCTCCCAACTGGACGCCGCTTTATGAGATCGACGCTGCCATCGTCGAGCGCCGCGAGTGGATCGGCAAGGCGCTGGCGCGGCAGCAGGCGCGACGGGACCAGCTGGCGGAGCACCGCGATGGCGGTCACATGCTGTTTCGCGGCAAGCGGCTCAAGGTTGAATTGCGTGCCGGATTGTTCGATAGTGTGGACCTGACCGAGTCACGCTGTGTGCTCACCAGCTCGGCGGGTGAGTTCGACACGGCCGCCCTCGATGCCGAGCTGATGCGGATTGCCAAACAGGAGTTGCCTTCACTGGCCCAGCGTATGGCAGCCGAGGCGGCGCTACCGCTCCGTGCGGTCACCATCAGTAGCGCCCGCACGATGTGGGGGAGCTGCACGTCGGATGGACGGGTGCGACTCAACTTCCGGCTGTTGCAGTTGCCGCCTGAATTGATGCGGCACGTCGTAGCCCATGAGCTGGCGCATCTGGTGGAGTTCAACCACTCGCCACGGTTCTGGGCGATCGTCGCCCAGCTGGATGCCAATTCAAAGGCACACAAACGGGCGATCAAGAACTACTCGGTGTTGCTGGAGCTCTGA
- the glyS gene encoding glycine--tRNA ligase subunit beta: protein MSAAAKPLLIELFTEELPPKALKKLGDAFASGIEASLRVDGLLANGATTVSFATPRRLGARVDAVLTEAPAKAIKEKLMPVAVARDAAGNASVALRKKLAALGREALAEGFPNAMLGSDKLLIESDGKAEYVYLVGLATGTTLAAGVQNAIEATLAKLPIPKVMTYQLADGETDVNFVRPAHGLVALHGDDVIAAKALGLDAGRIAHGHRFQGANNVELDSATRYEELLRQYGKVEPVFAARRDMIQAQLDTKAKSLGANLGTPASYADLLDEVTSLVEWPTVYVCQFEPEFLAVPQECLILTMKTNQKYFPLFDDAGKLKNHFLIVSNMALADPKKVIEGNERVVRPRLADARFFFETDKKTKLADRVPELGKVVYHNKLGTQGERIARVAQLAGEIAGLIGADRARAERAATLAKADLVTLMVGEFPELQGTMGRYYALNDGEPADVAAACAEHYQPRFAGDALPSSGVPTAVALADKLETLAGLFGIGQTPTGDKDPFALRRHALGVIRILVEQKLTVPLASLLNAAFESFGGKVTDASAELSAFIYDRLRGFLKDAGASTNEIEAVVAPLPAMFATVPAQLVAVQAFASLPEAASLNAANKRVANILKKAVEGGEAIATSDAAQEPAEQALRQALDAVGPSADALYANGDFTGYLKSFAALKAPVDEFFDKVMVMAEDKAVRANRLALLRDLRDAMNKVADLSKLAA, encoded by the coding sequence ATGAGCGCCGCCGCCAAACCACTGCTGATCGAACTCTTCACCGAGGAGCTGCCGCCGAAGGCACTCAAGAAACTGGGCGACGCATTTGCATCCGGTATCGAGGCCAGCCTTCGCGTCGACGGCCTGCTGGCGAACGGTGCCACCACTGTCTCCTTCGCGACACCGCGCCGCCTTGGTGCCCGTGTTGATGCGGTGCTGACCGAAGCACCCGCAAAGGCGATCAAGGAAAAACTGATGCCTGTCGCAGTGGCACGCGATGCGGCGGGCAATGCGTCCGTCGCCCTACGCAAAAAGCTGGCGGCGCTCGGGCGTGAGGCGCTAGCGGAGGGTTTCCCGAACGCAATGCTCGGCTCGGACAAGCTGCTGATCGAGAGCGATGGCAAGGCTGAATACGTCTACCTCGTGGGGCTCGCGACCGGCACAACGCTGGCAGCAGGCGTGCAGAACGCGATTGAAGCCACGCTGGCCAAGTTGCCGATCCCGAAAGTGATGACCTACCAGCTCGCCGACGGCGAAACCGATGTCAACTTCGTGCGTCCGGCGCACGGGCTGGTGGCGCTGCATGGCGACGATGTCATTGCCGCGAAGGCGCTGGGCCTTGACGCCGGCCGCATCGCGCATGGCCATCGCTTCCAGGGGGCGAACAACGTCGAGCTTGATTCGGCCACGCGGTACGAAGAATTGCTGCGCCAGTACGGCAAGGTCGAACCGGTGTTCGCGGCCCGTCGCGACATGATCCAGGCGCAGCTCGACACCAAGGCGAAATCGCTCGGCGCCAACCTCGGCACGCCGGCCAGTTACGCCGACCTGCTCGATGAAGTCACGTCACTGGTCGAGTGGCCTACGGTCTACGTCTGTCAGTTCGAACCGGAATTTCTCGCGGTGCCGCAGGAATGCCTGATTCTGACCATGAAGACGAACCAGAAGTATTTCCCGCTGTTCGACGACGCCGGCAAGCTGAAGAATCACTTCCTGATCGTGTCGAACATGGCGCTGGCGGATCCGAAGAAAGTGATCGAAGGCAACGAGCGCGTGGTGCGGCCACGTCTGGCCGATGCCCGCTTCTTCTTCGAAACCGACAAGAAGACCAAACTCGCTGATCGCGTGCCCGAGCTGGGCAAGGTGGTCTATCACAACAAGCTCGGCACCCAGGGCGAACGCATCGCCCGCGTGGCGCAGCTCGCAGGTGAGATCGCCGGCCTGATCGGCGCAGATCGGGCGCGCGCCGAGCGCGCGGCGACGCTGGCAAAGGCCGATCTGGTGACGCTGATGGTGGGTGAGTTCCCCGAGTTGCAAGGCACGATGGGGCGCTACTACGCACTGAACGATGGCGAGCCTGCCGATGTCGCTGCGGCCTGCGCGGAGCACTACCAGCCTCGTTTTGCTGGTGACGCATTGCCGTCGTCGGGTGTGCCGACAGCGGTGGCGCTGGCGGACAAGCTGGAAACGCTGGCAGGCCTGTTTGGGATCGGGCAGACGCCGACGGGGGACAAGGATCCGTTTGCGTTGCGGCGGCATGCGCTTGGCGTAATTCGTATTCTGGTTGAGCAGAAACTGACCGTGCCGCTGGCATCGTTGCTGAACGCAGCGTTTGAGAGCTTTGGTGGCAAAGTCACCGATGCCAGCGCAGAACTTTCCGCGTTCATCTACGACCGTCTGCGTGGTTTCCTGAAAGACGCTGGCGCCAGCACCAACGAAATCGAGGCCGTCGTCGCACCGCTGCCCGCCATGTTCGCCACCGTACCGGCGCAACTGGTGGCGGTGCAGGCGTTTGCATCCTTGCCTGAAGCCGCAAGCCTCAATGCCGCCAACAAGCGCGTCGCCAACATCCTCAAAAAGGCCGTGGAGGGTGGCGAGGCGATTGCTACCAGTGACGCCGCACAGGAGCCCGCCGAACAAGCCCTGCGTCAGGCGCTGGATGCGGTTGGCCCAAGCGCTGATGCGCTCTACGCTAATGGCGACTTCACCGGCTACCTCAAGTCCTTCGCCGCGCTCAAGGCACCCGTTGATGAGTTTTTCGACAAGGTCATGGTGATGGCCGAGGACAAGGCCGTGCGTGCCAACCGTCTCGCGTTGCTGCGTGACTTGCGTGACGCAATGAACAAGGTCGCCGATTTGTCGAAACTGGCGGCATAG
- the cyaY gene encoding iron donor protein CyaY, translating to MPSATEFNEIVDALFDQFVEALDSADAVDDVELNQGVLEVTCEDGSKIIVNRHAPTQEIWVAARSGGYHFRQTDQGWVDTRSSETLASAMTRVVREQTGVTVKFA from the coding sequence ATGCCCTCAGCCACTGAATTCAACGAGATCGTCGATGCACTGTTCGACCAGTTTGTCGAGGCGCTGGACAGTGCCGACGCCGTCGATGACGTCGAGCTCAATCAGGGGGTGCTCGAAGTCACTTGCGAAGATGGCTCGAAAATCATCGTCAATCGCCATGCGCCAACGCAGGAAATCTGGGTGGCTGCCAGAAGCGGTGGCTATCACTTCCGGCAAACGGATCAGGGCTGGGTCGACACCCGCAGCAGCGAGACACTGGCCAGCGCCATGACCCGCGTCGTCCGCGAACAAACCGGAGTGACGGTCAAATTTGCCTGA
- a CDS encoding lysophospholipid acyltransferase family protein, with product MQALRNTLYVLLQLVMTPLYAFAICGCFWLPPRQRNLMCASYTELFIWFAKHLCRIDYEIIGGENIPARPFIVLAKHSSTWETLMLETHFAPGSFVAKKELLWVPFFGWGFALSSPITINRKAGAQAMEQMIVQGKERLNERGFTIVVFPEGTRIKAGTKGKYKTGGVRLAMGCDVPILPVAHNAGYCWPRHPWKKFPGKVTMSILPPISPTGRALAELNDEVERAIETEVARLGDSRAGSGRTAS from the coding sequence ATGCAGGCACTGCGCAACACCCTCTACGTCCTGCTGCAACTGGTGATGACGCCGCTCTACGCCTTCGCCATCTGCGGCTGCTTCTGGCTGCCACCACGGCAGCGCAACCTGATGTGCGCCTCCTACACTGAGCTGTTCATCTGGTTTGCCAAACACCTCTGCCGCATCGACTATGAAATCATCGGCGGCGAAAACATCCCCGCCAGACCGTTTATCGTGCTCGCCAAGCACTCCTCCACTTGGGAGACGCTGATGCTGGAGACACACTTTGCACCGGGCAGTTTTGTCGCCAAGAAGGAGCTGCTGTGGGTGCCATTCTTTGGCTGGGGCTTTGCCCTGTCGTCACCAATAACTATCAACCGCAAGGCAGGGGCGCAGGCGATGGAGCAGATGATCGTGCAGGGCAAAGAGCGCCTCAATGAGCGCGGCTTCACCATCGTGGTCTTCCCCGAGGGTACCCGAATCAAGGCGGGCACCAAGGGCAAGTACAAGACCGGTGGCGTGCGGCTGGCGATGGGCTGTGACGTACCGATCCTGCCTGTCGCACACAACGCGGGTTACTGCTGGCCGCGTCATCCGTGGAAGAAGTTTCCCGGCAAGGTGACGATGTCGATATTGCCACCGATTTCGCCGACCGGCCGCGCGCTGGCGGAACTGAACGACGAGGTTGAGCGCGCCATCGAGACGGAGGTTGCCCGCCTGGGTGACTCGCGCGCAGGATCAGGGCGCACAGCGAGCTGA
- the lptM gene encoding LPS translocon maturation chaperone LptM — protein sequence MRFRHLLITLFLVALAAVGITGCGQKGPLVPPKASTVLAVASAAPCVNADGMIATT from the coding sequence ATGCGCTTTCGACATCTGCTCATCACCCTGTTTCTCGTGGCGCTGGCTGCGGTCGGCATCACCGGTTGTGGCCAGAAGGGACCATTGGTGCCGCCTAAAGCCTCGACGGTACTGGCGGTTGCGTCGGCCGCGCCGTGCGTTAATGCCGACGGCATGATCGCGACCACCTGA